A region of Gracilinanus agilis isolate LMUSP501 chromosome 3, AgileGrace, whole genome shotgun sequence DNA encodes the following proteins:
- the LOC123238677 gene encoding elongation of very long chain fatty acids protein 6, which produces MNMSVLTLQEYEFEKQFKENEAIQWMQENWKKSFLFSALYAAFIFGGRHLMNKRAKFELRKPLVLWSLSLAVFSTFGALRTGAYMVYILMTKGLKQSVCDQSFYNGPVSKFWTYAFVLSKAPELGDTIFIILRKQKFIFLHWYHHITVLLYSWYSYKDMVAGGGWFMMMNYGVHAVMYSYYALRAAGFRVSRKFAMFITLSQITQMLMGCVVNYLVFSWMQQDQCHSHVQNIIWSSLMYLSYFVLFCHFFFEAYIGKMRKTRKAE; this is translated from the coding sequence ATGAACATGTCAGTGTTGACTTTGCAAGAATATGAATTTGAAAAGCAATTCAAGGAGAATGAAGCCATCCAGTGGATGCAAGAGAACTGGAAGAAATCGTTCTTGTTTTCAGCTCTGTACGCTGCCTTTATATTCGGTGGTCGGCACCTAATGAACAAGCGAGCTAAGTTTGAGCTGAGGAAGCCCCTCGTGCTATGGTCCCTGAGCCTTGCAGTCTTCAGTACATTCGGTGCTCTTCGAACTGGTGCTTATATGGTGTACATTTTGATGACCAAAGGCCTGAAGCAATCAGTTTGTGATCAGAGTTTCTACAATGGACCTGTCAGCAAATTTTGGACTTATGCATTTGTATTAAGCAAAGCACCTGAACTTGGAGATACAATATTCATTATTCTTAGAAAACAGAAATTCATCTTTCTGCATTGGTACCACCATATCACTGTGCTTCTCTACTCTTGGTACTCTTACAAGGACATGGTGGCCGGAGGCGGTTGGTTCATGATGATGAACTATGGGGTGCACGCAGTGATGTACTCCTACTACGCCTTGCGGGCAGCGGGCTTCCGGGTGTCCAGGAAGTTTGCTATGTTCATCACCCTGTCCCAGATCACCCAGATGTTGATGGGTTGCGTAGTTAATTACCTGGTCTTCTCCTGGATGCAGCAGGACCAATGCCACTCTCACGTTCAGAATATCATCTGGTCTTCTCTCATGTACCTCAGCTACTTTGTACTCTTCTGTCATTTTTTCTTCGAAGCCTACATTggcaaaatgaggaaaacaaggaaGGCTGAATAG